A stretch of DNA from Paenibacillus sp. FSL W8-0186:
TAAGGAATCTACATACGGTAAAAAGAAAAGCATCCTCGCCATTGGCGAGGATGCTCTATAATGGAGACTTAAAGATCTAGAAGCGTATTTAAGGCATAGGCAACTCCGTGTTCGTTGTTACTGCGGGTAGTCAAAGTGCTTAGCCGCTTGACTTCCTCGACGGCGTTGCCCATCGCTACCTTTGTTCCAGCAATCTGAAACATGGAAATATCATTATAACTGTCACCGATAACGATCGTATCAGCCATGTCGATATCGTAATAGGAAGCCAGAAATTGAAGGGCGCTTCCCTTGTCTGTTTCGGTCGATATGATTTCTAGCGTATGCTTGGCAGCGGCCGTTGTATGGACGAAAGGCTGATCGCGGAAATGATGGCGAATTCGATCCAGCTTCGCATCATCATAAGTAAAAATTAACAGTTTATAAATGGGGCTCCCGGCTTGTACCACCTCACGAAGATCATCAATTTGCTTGAAGCCGAATTGTTGAAACTGGGTTTGCACACCGGCCTGCAGCGTATCTGCGTCGATGTCGGGATTGGCGCTGACAAGGATATCGATTTCGGCCTGGAGCTTGCCTTCTCCGCCACATGGTGAATAAATGTCCTCCGGGCAAAATATTTCGAAATATACGTCCTGCTCCAATAAGTAACTTATGGATTCAGCAGCAATGGGGTGGGGAATCGGAGTCTCGTTCAGAAGACGTCCGCGCTCATCGTGGACAGCAGCTCCATTGGATGAAATGATCGGAATGGATAGATCCTCGCCAATTATTCCTTTCACATCAAAGCGGGCTCTGCCTGTGCATATCGTTACTTTATGATCCTCGCCGGACAAAATATTGCGAATGGCCGCGAGGCCCTCTGTGCTAGGCTTGCTCTCGGCGGTGAGCAAGGTTCCGTCCAAATCGATAGCAATTAATTTCATGCATATAGCCTCCCTATAGCTTGTTCTGCGGTTGCTTGCTAAGAGTATAAAGTATGAAAATGATTTCAGGTCAATACAAGGAAACTATGTTACTATAAATCATAGGTAAGCAGGGCGGAAAACCCAGCATTTTATTGGAGTGCCGCTTGAATTTATATAAAGATAAAAGAACAACTTAGGAGCAGGATGGGTAAATGGAATCTCAACTTTGGATTATTCTTCTCATTGGAGCAGGTACTTATTTGTTTCGCGCAGGTTCGCTTGTGCTTGGAAGCAGGGTACAATGGTCGGAACGGACTAAGGAATGGCTTTCTTACGTGTCCCCCGCAGTTCTGGGTGCCTTGCTAGGGCCTTTATTATTGCTGGACGAGGGGCAGTGGGTGCCCATTAGGGATAATATTATGCTGTTAGCGGCCATACCAACGATAGCAGTAGCCTGGTGGACGCGGCGGTTGCTCTTGACTGTAACGGCAGGCATCGCCTGTTTTGCTGTATTATATTATTTCATGTGACAGGAGATATAAGCATGAGTCGAAGAGATAGAGTAGCTTTGGCGTTAAAGGATGTGCTGCCAATCATGCTGGCATATTTTCCTTTATCGATTACGTTTGGTGTCTTGGCAGCTGCGAGCGGGGTGCCCTGGCATACGTCGATCTTTAGCTCGATATGGATTTATTCCGGAGGGGCCCAGTTTATGCTTATCAGCATGCTGGATACGGCGACGGCTCCAGCTACAATCATCGCCACCATCCTGCTTGTGAATATGCGGCATATTCTGTATGGTGCCACAATGGGGCCGAATTTGGCGCATTGGCGGGAGCCATTGAAATGGCTGGCGGCGGTAGGATTAACGGACGAGAGTTTTGTCGTAACTTACAACCGTGCCGCTGCCGGCGAAAAGCTGGCGCCTTCCTATTATTTGACCTTTGCGCTGGCGGCATACGGATCATGGATTGCAGGTACGGTTGTCGGTGCGGGAATCGGCGGGATTGTTCCCTCAGAGGCCGCCGCTGTGCTTAGCTTTGCGCTTCCAGCGCTGTTCCTGGCACTATTGTTTGCTGGCGAGCGTACCCTTCCGCATTTGCTGGCAGCCTGCACAGGAGCGGGATTAGCTACGCTGGCAGGGCTCATGAATTTAGGCGGAATCGGCCTTATCGCTGGGGGGCTTGTCGGGGCTACGGCAGGCCAACTGCTGTACAGGCAAAAGAGCAGAATCAGCAAACAAGCCAAAAGCTAATATCCGGATACTAGCGTTAGCCCTAGTCCTCATTTACGGGTAAATCAAGGATTGAAGAATATTTGGGATACAAGACACGGATGCAATCCGGGCATATATCATGAGTAAATTCCGCATGAGTATTCCTGATCAGGAAGTTCTCGATATCGTCCCAGTGGTTATCTTCGTCCTTGATTCGCTTGCATACCGCACAGATCGGAAGCAGACCGCGCAGCGTGCGGATTTGCGTGATAATTTCTACAAGCTGCAGTTCATATTTCTTATAACGCGTCATATCTATGCAGCTCAGGACAACGCCGCCAATACAGTTCTCTTCCATAAGCGGAATAACCTCCAATTGGAACCATATCGTTTCTTGCGACAACGACAAATGAATGTGGAATTCCTTGCTATAGAAAGAACAGTCCCCTTGGAGGATGTTATTCAGCTGAGAAAGGAACATCGGGGCATTAGGGCACACATCCCGATTGTCCGGA
This window harbors:
- a CDS encoding PAS domain-containing protein; protein product: MTHSPSLWISAAQSLNQSLAITDSQGTIQQVNPTWAKKAAQLGLSPLWDRPGLNLIEFLKNPDNRDVCPNAPMFLSQLNNILQGDCSFYSKEFHIHLSLSQETIWFQLEVIPLMEENCIGGVVLSCIDMTRYKKYELQLVEIITQIRTLRGLLPICAVCKRIKDEDNHWDDIENFLIRNTHAEFTHDICPDCIRVLYPKYSSILDLPVNED
- a CDS encoding AzlD domain-containing protein, with the protein product MESQLWIILLIGAGTYLFRAGSLVLGSRVQWSERTKEWLSYVSPAVLGALLGPLLLLDEGQWVPIRDNIMLLAAIPTIAVAWWTRRLLLTVTAGIACFAVLYYFM
- a CDS encoding AzlC family ABC transporter permease; the encoded protein is MSRRDRVALALKDVLPIMLAYFPLSITFGVLAAASGVPWHTSIFSSIWIYSGGAQFMLISMLDTATAPATIIATILLVNMRHILYGATMGPNLAHWREPLKWLAAVGLTDESFVVTYNRAAAGEKLAPSYYLTFALAAYGSWIAGTVVGAGIGGIVPSEAAAVLSFALPALFLALLFAGERTLPHLLAACTGAGLATLAGLMNLGGIGLIAGGLVGATAGQLLYRQKSRISKQAKS
- a CDS encoding Cof-type HAD-IIB family hydrolase, which gives rise to MKLIAIDLDGTLLTAESKPSTEGLAAIRNILSGEDHKVTICTGRARFDVKGIIGEDLSIPIISSNGAAVHDERGRLLNETPIPHPIAAESISYLLEQDVYFEIFCPEDIYSPCGGEGKLQAEIDILVSANPDIDADTLQAGVQTQFQQFGFKQIDDLREVVQAGSPIYKLLIFTYDDAKLDRIRHHFRDQPFVHTTAAAKHTLEIISTETDKGSALQFLASYYDIDMADTIVIGDSYNDISMFQIAGTKVAMGNAVEEVKRLSTLTTRSNNEHGVAYALNTLLDL